gtGTTGATTGATTTTGCTatgtgtatgtgtatttgcaagtttggtggagatattgcgtgttattgccatgttccatttgtgCCCCATACCTATGATGATACTTTGACCATGATTTGCTttcatgcttgcgatatgtcatgtgcatttcctatatcgactatttgctcacatgacatgattgccatgatttcctctagtgtgttgcatcttcgctccactagtttgcacgacatgatcaattgctatgttgcatcaccgatgattcatacttgctcatttcatgcggttgatagcTCCTAttccatgctttgcacatgaaTTGATATTGCTTCTTGTTatatctctccatatgttgcctccctcatgctagatgatttaccatgtattgagtgcaacaatatttttagtcttgctaatgaggttgctcccatagcattctcgcatatatttgaagattttgacataattcttgtgaagcatgcttgccttccctctttgcaccatattcctagtgccatgaatatagccattgttgcatcatattattcatgcacttgtgcttctaatggttatgtgcaagagaagagaaccatcatgatggatgatgtgtttatctatcATGCACATACGTTCTTTATTTTGTTGTGTgtatgtgtaggatacttggactttgtgtcgacttccacttcacgtgagttgaccattcgagctcttgagagagAGACTTATACATCCTACCATGACTCACTTCTACACTGCTTTTACTTGCGTTTCGGCATTGTGAACGacacacaaggacatgctttcaaggtgatatccttctcttttgagaacccccaaaccatgagcatggataTTATGTATCATACTATTGGTGTTTCTTgccccatgagacttattgtttatcttggaccacttgattgcacacatgttagaaaTCTTGCTTTGACTTATCATTTTTACCGTTCCATggatcatgatatatatatgccttgtgtgttgcatccgacttgtggattacttgctcctatcatatgtttggttgcaccAATATTATTTCTTCACACATGCCATGTCCCATTgtttgtcacatgattgacttgattacctcacacatgatgaacaattgttctttctattgtgttgagtgccatactatcttcactacaccctatacACGTTATGCTTgaattgtcttgcacttgacacatgtgtttagacatttcattttagttggtgttgtgaatgattcttatgcctaccatagacctttcattgagcaatctGTGAATGCTtgttatgaacttgaggtagatgcttcctctcttgtcacacatatttgcattaCTACcccacatttacatgcttgtccccatgatatctttgcttgtgctcaattcaTGTGCTTAGATGCCATTATgcgcttacatgccatgtcacaatcctttgtcaaaccatatactttgcatgatgacgacacttgttgggtgaatcaccacttgaatgcttagttttgcactaatgctaacctcatttgtttttccaagtgtttgttgtccttgctccttttgaaggaatcacgagacggtgcgacattggagagtgcccattttcGAGCTACtagatgatgagtacttggtgaacgtccacatctacacggcgaagccatctctttcccatggtgatttagtttctgatctgaggtcggatcttttccaaggggggagatgatgcggagaatccgacggacatcaccatgtcaagagtacgtttggcaagtgacatgtgtgacatctacttcacatacacaaaggtgaatcatctcctttacacgtgttcacttgaccccttcgaggatggtatactacttgatgccccactcgtgtgcatacataggtattgtcggaacaccacggacgacgaggaggagtgcaagcaccaaggaacaactacatcatccatgagggaagcatggaagcggagacggaagaagacggagctgctgaagctacagtggccgaacatccgggccagaggccggacatcccGTGCCTGTGCAGCCGCCGaggagctgcaccaacagacggCTAATAGCatcagtggccggacatccggccttcccccggaaatccggcatcaacGACAGAACGCACCAGATTCGGCCACCGTCAAGCCGGACATCCGGCaagtgccccggacatccggcgccccgcgaACGGCCGGACAGccggcccccagccggacatccggcgcctgcctgcgcgcatggagagggcccgaggcccatgtatccccctctcacttaccccctTCGTGGActagcactatatatagaccccttcctcctcctagttagggttagtattggtttagctcatatgagaGATAGAGTTTTGCTCATCTATGTGGTTTTTCTCGATCGAGAGACCGCGACCTCTACGGAGAAAATCCacgcttggattcaagacccctcaggGAAGATCCCTcgcggattcaaggcctcctcacggagatgaacaaGTTATCTCTTGTATCCCCCTTTGTTGGATTTGAATCATgttctccctttgtgttcatggatctagcacatgtgtgatcatatctcgttgatttgagtgttttcTCTCATTTCCCCTCGcgttttctctctcgtgttcttcgtgggatcccctccaaatcgtgaaagatcggccttggggtttccaccctacatcaacatACCCCGACAAAAATAAAGCACAATTAAGGTTTGGCATTACTTTCTCTTTACGAAAGAAAAATGATTTAGGgcttctttgattcgtaggattctgaaaatgcaggaatagaaaGAGAATAAAGCTTTCCTTCAGCCGACGGTTCGCACGCAAAGTGTCCGTCACTTTGTACGCCCGCCACGTGCTATGCTAGGCTGCAACCTTATCCTTTGGTCGCGACCTTCTTATCCATTCATTGCAACCATCTATGTCGCACGCAGCAAATAGTTCCTACAATATGATCTTTGTTGCAAAAAAATCAGTAACATGGCCTTTGTTGCAAAAAGTTTTGTAGACATTTCTGCaacataatctttgttgaaaaaaCATTCTGCAACATGGCTTTTGTTGCAAAGGTTTCTACGACACAACCTTTGTTGCAAAGGTTTCTGCAACATCAGCTCTATTGCAATGGTGAAGGCTGTCCATCAGCCGCTCGATGGGAACAAATTTGATGGCTCATGACTCGGTCCATCTTTTAAAAGATCAGCCGGCGGATGTGTAAGACGTCCCATAAAAGAACATAGATGAAATGTCATGATCATCTCAATCCTACATAGGAAAATCCAGGGTGATCTCATTGCACCGCCGCAAGATCTTTTCCAAGAGATCAGAATTCCTCGTCAACCTGCCTAACTCAGTTAGCAGCCCACGCAGATGATTTCGACCGTCCGACTCTCTTCCACGCACTCCTCCTTGTAAAAGAACGAGTCAAAATCGAACAAGCAGACAGATCGGCGCACCGAGCCAAGCCAAAAGCCCGTCGCCGCCACCACGCATGGCAGGCTCGCGGTGGTGGGAAAAAGCTGACCGCCGCAACTCGCTCTTTGGAATCAGGCACGACGTCGATCGCAGCATTCTGCGCCGAATTGCACAATTTGTACGCATTGGAGTCTGCGCTGTCGATCTACCGGCAGATGCCCGCGGAGGCGGGCCTTGCTCCGCAGTTCTAGGCGGGCGTGACGCGCTGCCATGGCCGCTAGCGCACGCACGCCGAGGCGGTAATGGCTGAGGTCACCGCCCCTACGTCACACCGCTGACGGCATCGGGGTCGTGCGGGCCGATCGGCATCTCACTAAAATAACGCGCGATCGATCGATCGTGCAGCATCAGCTGCCTTCTCGACACGAGCCGCTGAGACAAGACAATTCTGAGCAGCCCCCGCCGCAATAACGATGCTGCGCCCAGCACTGGGCCGGCCGTGGCCTCGAGACATCACGTCGCCGTAACAGTGGCGGCGATTGGAGATGTCGGTGCGCCATACGGCGACGGGCCACCGGGGCCGGGGCCGGTCACTACGGCTTGTTTGTTTCTCGTTCCGCGGCTGTGGCGTGGGATGCGTGGCGCGAGATCTTTCTATAGTACCCCCGGAATGGAACGCGTGGGCGCATGATTGTCGTGGCAGCGCAATTGCGGCCCATCACAAGTGGGTACACACAGCATCGTGGGTACGCCGCTGCCATTAGTTAGTGGTTTAACCTCCGCCGCTAATTAAGCGGCCACGACAGCGAAAGCTCCTGGTTTATTCAGTTACAGGTTTCATGTGGTTTGGACATTTTTTTAGAGAGAGATAATCTTAGGGTAAATTCGCTGTCGGCGATCGCGGGTAGAACTCTGGACGCACGCAGGCTCTCCCGTGTCGAGCTAATCTTCTCCTTCCGGTAAATTTTGCGATGACGTTCACGGCACGCCACCGGCCGGGGTCGAAGGAGTGCAAATACAGGACATTCTGGAAGGGGAACACCTTGGTAGGAAGGAACCGCTCGTGTGCTGGCAGAGTGGCAAGTCCACGCGGTGCCGAACAGGCTGACACAACAACTTTAGCTTCCTCGACGATATGACACGCATGTGCCGTGCTGGAGACAACGATTTGTTCACATAAATTAAGGGGAATATCAATTTGTTCAATCGTTTCTCTTGTAAACTCTCCTTGTTTGAGACTGATCCAAATCAATAACCCGGATCACCAGCTGTACTGCAATTGATTGCACCGCCCTCGATGTTTAGGACTCCCTCGTTTcttaaatataagaccttttgaAGATTTCACTATGGACTGAGGGAATATGCATAATCAAGACTACAGTTCAATAACTCTAAGTCGATTTATAGTACACAAAAAAATGCAATTCATGGAATGCTAAGTCCATGACAGCAAGATCTGGTGTCAGGTGCTTCAGTTGTTCAACGGCGACAACTATGGCTCCAGGACATTGGTCCTTAGAAGCATGTGCATGAAGATTTTCGGGTTGTCATCGACAGAGCCATGTGGCTCTGGTATGGAAGTGGCGACAATATCATGCCGGCTTCTCGTTCTGGCAGCGGTAATGCTCGTTCGATGGTCTAGGAatttgatgtactccctccgtaaagaaatataagagcatttaaatcactaaagtagtgatctaaatgctcttatatttctttacaaaggaagtaatttttattatgtttgggaTGCTTTGTAATTTTGATAATTTTTTATAATTGAATTTGGTATTTAAAAAATACTATAAGCGATAAAAGGTTATTTGTTGTATATGCCGTCGATTTTGTCCATAATATTAAGCCAGTCAATTATACTAAGGCACTGTTTATTTGAATTTTTGCTTCTACTTTTACATCTTTTCACTCCAGCAAAAAAGTCAAAAAGCCAAAAAGCTCATAAATAGGTGCTTTTTCGTCGGCTTTTGGATTATACCATCATATAACAATCTTCATTCATAAGGTTGCTGCTCCTTGTCGTCTGTGATGTTGATGGTGGTGTGGGTCGCGTTCTCTCGGTGGTGAGGGTTGGAGAAGACCATGGCGCGCAGACTCGACGACAATTTgctgcggtggcggcggtgcgAGGCATCATGGACGGTACTGCCCAATACCTCGGAGGGGTGGAGTTGCGCGACATTACAGATGAAAATCCAGTGTGGTTTTGGCCGGGCCAGCGACGATGGCACCCGTAGGTGTCATTCCCCTCCCTGGAGGCGTCGCCGTGGCAgttgtctccgggcgaaagccttgaTTCGGCGCTGAATTGGCACGATGGCGGCGTTCTCGACGTCGTCTCTCTGTTGGGAGCATCGtgcctggagacttggagttcttATGTTGCGCTCCCTCGGTGTTCGCCCCTGCCCTGATCGTTCTTCCCCGGCGCAATGTACGGTCGTCGCCGGTGATTCCAAGACGGTGCCTTTTTTAGGTCGGATTGAGTCCTGCCATCCTCTTGTCCTCTCATGGGGGATGGTGCATTGACAAGGAAAGCTTGGAGGGAGCGGCCGTTCTTTGGAGGTGACCGGCGTCGGTCGAGACGCGGCGAGTTTTCGGTTTTGGAGAGGCTTTTTGCGTTGTGGTTGTGTTGTTGTGGATGGCTGTCCTTGGACTAGCCGGTTGTGGAGTTGTGCTACGCTCGTTGCTCGCAGCAAGTGGTAGCGTCTTGTACTTAATATTCTTTTCTTCTATAAAGCTATGATACGTAAtttgcgtactctcgaaaaaaaattaTAATTTTTTGCCAAATTGAAAAGGCTGTAAAAGCAGAAGAAAAAAACCCAAACAAACAGGGCTTAAGAGGAACTCATATACATCAAAACTCAAGTTTTGTGACATGTTTTCCTTTTTCGAAATAGTGTGGCTAAAATGCATCCACAACCACGAGCGTCATTTACTCATAGCTTTTGTATTCCTTTTGCTCTTAAATATAAGTGATTCTAATATAAAttatatacgaagcaaaatgagtgaacctacactctaaaataagtaTATATACATTTATATGTAGTTCGTATTGAAATCCTTAAAAAGACGAATATCTAGAAACGGAAGGAGTATAATTCATTGCACCGACCTATAGCCACGACTAAAGACTAGTCCAATAACTCAAGTCAATTTATAGTATATCCCAAAATTTTCATTCATTTATAGTAGAACTCCTAGCTGGTATAGGTGCTAAAAGGTTTTTTGTTGGGCGTGCCATCATTTGCCTATAAAAGGGCAAGGCCAACTTGAATAGGTACACGGATCACATTACGGCAGCGAGTGGCAACACTAGCTAACAGCCGGGCAGCACATACGCACACATCGTATCATTCCTAGACAAGAGCatggctccggcgatcgccgcaaAGCCTCTCCTAAGCGATCTGGTGGCGCAATCCAAGCAAGTCCCGTCGAGCCACATCAGAGCGGTCGGAGACCGCCCGGACCTCGCCAATGTCGACCACGAGTCCGGCGCCGGCATTCCGCTCATCGACCTGAAGCAGCTCGACGGGCCGGGCCGTCGCAGGGTCGTCGAGGCCATCGGCGCGGCGTGCGAGAACGACGGGTTTTTCATGGTACGTAGTACGTGCACCGCTTGTTGAGACCAGTTAATCTTTTGTTCTGCCGATGTAGTAGCACGAGACGTTCGACAGAGCTCTGAACAACCTGACACTGGTCGTCACTGCGTATGTAGGTGACGAATCACGGCATCCCGGAGGCGGTCGTGGAGGGGATGCTGCGCGTGGCGAGGGAGTTCTTCCACCTGCCGGAGTCGGAGCGGCTCAAGTGCTACTCCGACGACCCCAAGAAGGCGATCCGGCTGTCCACGAGCTTCAACGTGCGCACGGAGAAGGTGAGCAACTGGCGCGACTTCCTCCGCCTGCATTGCTACCCGCTCGAGAGCTTCGTCGACCAGTGGCCCTCCAACCCGCCGGCCTTCAGGTGAGCACCCGTCGACGCTCGGCCTCATTTCTATCGTGTCAGGATGAACTTCCGTACGTGCAGCTGCTCACCAACTAATTAAGTTAGTTATACTAGCACTAATACTTAATTTTAGCCTACGACTTTTAATACTGTTGGTACCCATCGAATCTTTCAATACGGCCCGCTAAATAACCTGTCAAAACAACGAGGCGCATACCTAACATGTGCACCGTTAGACCTCTGTCAGGACGATGACAGGCTAGCTGTTGCAAATAAGGAATACTACAGTATAACAGAAAGTAGGAGAAAAGGAGGCAAAATATAACTGCTGTTCGGCTGCGGTGGCAGACTGATAGGTGTATTTTTCGGTGAGATTGAGTTCGAAATAAACTGACAATTTGCGCTGACCGTGTGAGCAGGGAGGTAGTCGGCACCTACTCGACGGAGGCGAGAGCGCTGGCGCTGAGGCTGCTGGAGGCGATATCGGAGAGCCTTGGGCTCGAGAGAGGCCACATGGTGAAGGCCATGGGGCGGCACGCGCAGCACATGGCGGTGAACTACTACCCGCCGTGCCCGCAGCCGGAGCTGACGTACGGACTGCCGGGGCACAAGGACCCTAATGCCGTCACGCtgctcctccaggacggcgtgtcCGGGCTGCAGGTCCGGCGCGACGGCCGCTGGGTGGCCGTCAGCCCCGTGCCCGGGGCGCTGGTCATCAACATCGGCGATCAACT
The window above is part of the Triticum aestivum cultivar Chinese Spring chromosome 2A, IWGSC CS RefSeq v2.1, whole genome shotgun sequence genome. Proteins encoded here:
- the LOC123185801 gene encoding protein DMR6-LIKE OXYGENASE 1, whose amino-acid sequence is MAPAIAAKPLLSDLVAQSKQVPSSHIRAVGDRPDLANVDHESGAGIPLIDLKQLDGPGRRRVVEAIGAACENDGFFMVTNHGIPEAVVEGMLRVAREFFHLPESERLKCYSDDPKKAIRLSTSFNVRTEKVSNWRDFLRLHCYPLESFVDQWPSNPPAFREVVGTYSTEARALALRLLEAISESLGLERGHMVKAMGRHAQHMAVNYYPPCPQPELTYGLPGHKDPNAVTLLLQDGVSGLQVRRDGRWVAVSPVPGALVINIGDQLQALSNDRYKSVLHRVIVNSESERISVPTFYCPSPDAVVAPAEALVDGGHPLAYRPFTYQEYYEEFWNMGLESASCLDRFRPIA